One window of Cohnella hashimotonis genomic DNA carries:
- a CDS encoding SDR family oxidoreductase: MNRLHGKVAFVSGGGRGIGAAAALELARLGAKVAVNYVRQAESAQAVVDQIRQAGGEAALAKADVLDPEQVREALDSIRAAWGGIDILVNNAHMSFVMKPVLGMQWEELAQKLNDEMKAAFTLTQAVLPAMIERKYGRMIYVSSNAADTPVPYMAAHGSAKAALEAFVKYVALESAPYGVTANIVSPGLVETEASSVTPEAVKQQIAAMTPMQRVALPNDLSGAIAFFAGEESRFVTGSCMKVNGGIQMD, encoded by the coding sequence ATGAATCGTCTACATGGCAAAGTTGCATTCGTATCGGGAGGGGGCCGCGGAATCGGCGCGGCAGCAGCGCTGGAGCTGGCCAGGCTTGGGGCTAAGGTTGCCGTAAATTATGTGCGCCAGGCGGAGTCGGCGCAAGCTGTCGTGGATCAGATCCGGCAAGCCGGGGGAGAGGCGGCGCTCGCCAAAGCGGACGTGCTCGATCCCGAACAAGTAAGGGAAGCACTGGATTCCATTCGGGCAGCATGGGGCGGCATCGACATTCTGGTGAACAATGCGCATATGTCTTTTGTTATGAAGCCGGTATTGGGGATGCAATGGGAAGAGTTAGCCCAGAAGTTGAACGACGAGATGAAGGCCGCTTTTACATTGACGCAAGCCGTACTGCCTGCCATGATCGAACGGAAATACGGAAGAATGATTTACGTTTCCAGCAATGCGGCCGACACCCCGGTGCCTTATATGGCCGCACACGGCTCGGCCAAGGCGGCGCTTGAAGCGTTCGTCAAATATGTGGCGCTGGAGAGCGCGCCTTATGGGGTGACTGCCAACATCGTTTCACCCGGACTGGTCGAAACAGAAGCGTCAAGCGTAACCCCGGAAGCGGTCAAGCAGCAGATCGCGGCGATGACTCCGATGCAGCGGGTAGCTTTGCCGAATGACCTGTCGGGGGCGATCGCCTTTTTCGCCGGCGAGGAGAGTCGGTTCGTCACCGGCAGCTGCATGAAAGTGAACGGCGGCATCCAAATGGATTAA
- a CDS encoding TetR/AcrR family transcriptional regulator, with amino-acid sequence MTILPPRQAAKRKQIVDTARQLFLTRGYAGTSMDLITSEAGISKMTLYRYYPTKEALFSGLLHEVIDELTEEKQPELTNLPAPANREQLYDILLKMAHVISEKLSDPLYLSILRIIFSEAARFPELRDLYLQSTPRSIGLLADLLQRSKQNGLIRLADEDIGMSILMFIGPFVSNVFNGVLGSTTTMPSHALEQLCRIYVDAITFTP; translated from the coding sequence ATGACGATTTTGCCACCAAGACAAGCTGCCAAACGCAAACAAATCGTAGATACCGCTCGGCAATTGTTCTTAACTCGAGGCTATGCCGGCACGAGCATGGATCTCATCACTTCTGAAGCCGGTATATCCAAGATGACCCTCTATCGCTATTACCCAACGAAGGAGGCCTTGTTTTCCGGTCTGCTGCATGAAGTCATTGACGAACTTACCGAAGAGAAGCAGCCTGAGCTGACGAACCTACCCGCTCCGGCAAATCGGGAACAGCTGTACGACATCCTTTTAAAGATGGCCCATGTGATCTCTGAGAAGCTGTCCGACCCGTTATATCTTTCCATTCTCCGTATCATCTTCTCGGAGGCTGCCCGGTTCCCCGAGCTAAGAGATCTGTATCTGCAAAGTACGCCGAGAAGCATCGGACTGCTAGCAGATTTGTTGCAAAGATCAAAGCAAAACGGACTGATTCGTCTGGCGGATGAAGATATCGGGATGTCGATCCTCATGTTCATCGGTCCGTTCGTATCCAACGTCTTCAATGGCGTGCTCGGTTCAACGACCACTATGCCTTCCCATGCCTTAGAGCAGCTGTGTCGCATATATGTGGATGCGATCACTTTCACGCCCTGA
- a CDS encoding thioredoxin domain-containing protein, giving the protein MTRVIENAFLSYGKEDAPVKVEVFLNLACPYCATFFQAADETLPSYIENGQVQYVVKHYDKPREMLLYGTLANAFLDYKVPERVYELMKDLFAKQSQWSESGSHSIKTMLTEAYGLQEQPDNIDLSLSIIDEAIKRHVKMVPTVFINGKEIQYPDEIDANGLIKEVEQALA; this is encoded by the coding sequence ATGACACGAGTTATCGAAAATGCATTTTTAAGCTATGGCAAGGAAGATGCACCAGTAAAAGTAGAAGTGTTTTTAAATTTAGCGTGCCCGTATTGCGCAACATTCTTTCAAGCTGCTGATGAAACATTGCCTTCTTATATCGAGAACGGACAAGTTCAATATGTGGTTAAACACTATGACAAACCGCGCGAAATGCTTTTATACGGCACTCTGGCGAACGCGTTTTTAGACTATAAGGTTCCGGAGCGAGTCTACGAGCTTATGAAGGATTTATTCGCCAAACAAAGCCAGTGGAGCGAATCCGGCAGCCATTCGATTAAAACAATGTTAACCGAAGCGTATGGGTTACAGGAACAACCTGATAACATCGACTTAAGTTTAAGCATCATTGACGAAGCCATTAAACGTCATGTGAAGATGGTGCCGACCGTATTCATTAACGGCAAAGAGATCCAATACCCTGATGAAATTGATGCAAACGGGTTAATCAAGGAAGTCGAACAAGCTTTGGCCTAA
- a CDS encoding tRNA dihydrouridine synthase, translating to MTNHFWRDLPRPFFILAPMEDVTDVVFRHVVSEAARPDVFFTEFANTESYCHPEGNHSVRGRLTFTEDEQPIVAHIWGDKPEYFRQMSIGMAKEGFKGIDINMGCPVANVAENGKGSGLICRPGIASDIIQAAKAGGLPVSVKTRLGFSEVDEWRGWLTHILKQDIVNLSIHLRTREEMSKVDAHWELIPEIKKLRDEVAPDTLLTINGDIPDRQTGLKLAEQYSVDGIMIGRGIFHNPFAFEKEPKTHSSEELLDLLRLHLDLYDQYSGLEPRSFSSLVRFFKIYVRGFRGASELRNNLMNAKSTSEVRALLGEFESKVHDENEERGD from the coding sequence ATGACTAATCATTTCTGGCGCGATTTGCCACGGCCTTTTTTTATACTGGCGCCCATGGAAGATGTGACGGATGTTGTGTTTCGCCATGTCGTGAGCGAAGCAGCCAGACCGGATGTGTTTTTTACGGAGTTTGCGAATACGGAGAGCTATTGTCACCCGGAGGGGAACCATTCCGTGCGCGGGCGTTTGACTTTTACGGAGGATGAACAGCCCATCGTCGCTCATATCTGGGGAGACAAGCCCGAATACTTCCGTCAGATGAGCATCGGTATGGCAAAAGAGGGATTCAAAGGCATTGATATCAATATGGGCTGTCCTGTAGCGAATGTGGCGGAGAACGGGAAGGGAAGCGGCCTGATCTGCCGTCCTGGGATCGCGTCGGATATCATCCAAGCGGCCAAAGCAGGGGGACTGCCCGTCAGCGTAAAAACAAGGCTCGGTTTCAGCGAGGTCGACGAGTGGCGCGGCTGGTTAACCCATATTTTGAAGCAGGACATCGTGAATCTGTCCATCCATCTGCGCACGAGAGAGGAAATGAGTAAAGTAGATGCCCACTGGGAACTGATTCCGGAGATTAAGAAGCTTCGCGATGAAGTGGCACCGGATACGCTACTGACCATTAACGGGGATATCCCTGACCGCCAGACCGGCCTTAAGCTCGCTGAACAATACAGCGTGGACGGCATTATGATCGGGCGCGGTATTTTTCATAATCCGTTTGCTTTTGAGAAGGAACCGAAAACGCACAGCAGTGAGGAATTGCTGGATTTGCTGCGGCTGCATCTGGATCTCTATGATCAATATTCAGGACTGGAACCTCGTTCGTTCAGTTCACTTGTCCGTTTTTTCAAAATATATGTCCGCGGATTTCGGGGAGCAAGCGAATTAAGAAATAACTTAATGAACGCAAAGTCAACAAGTGAAGTGCGCGCACTGCTTGGCGAGTTTGAAAGCAAGGTGCATGATGAGAACGAGGAACGTGGGGACTAG
- a CDS encoding SF0329 family protein, whose protein sequence is MERGEATYPGSKLKQQLEGFLSPALNNRVEYRAQGYRYLPDKPGVCYIMVDKKNILNMNDKTNAIRWYQTELEIKNDPDIQIPISNEDIEAIRKNTKGTVPEDRLIVMARSRKSTAHAKALLSAQVSLSKSNFIVVANKYLSTSIEESIESHDIVLNILALVDRRVGKKRVLNMAGQMKFKHPIVQYFYELRRSA, encoded by the coding sequence TTGGAGAGGGGGGAGGCCACATATCCTGGGAGCAAATTAAAGCAGCAACTGGAGGGCTTTCTCAGTCCCGCGTTAAATAATAGAGTAGAATACCGCGCACAGGGTTACCGTTATTTACCCGATAAACCGGGTGTTTGTTATATTATGGTAGATAAAAAGAATATACTCAATATGAATGATAAAACGAACGCTATCAGATGGTATCAAACGGAGCTGGAAATTAAGAATGACCCGGATATTCAAATTCCGATCAGCAATGAAGATATTGAAGCGATCAGAAAAAATACAAAGGGTACAGTGCCGGAAGATCGTTTAATCGTCATGGCCAGAAGCAGAAAAAGTACAGCGCATGCCAAAGCGCTTTTGTCAGCACAGGTTTCATTAAGTAAATCGAATTTTATCGTCGTGGCTAATAAGTATTTATCAACTTCTATAGAGGAAAGCATAGAGAGCCATGATATTGTATTGAATATTCTAGCGCTGGTGGACAGAAGAGTCGGGAAAAAGCGGGTATTAAACATGGCTGGGCAGATGAAGTTCAAGCATCCGATTGTGCAGTATTTTTATGAGCTGAGGCGTAGTGCGTGA